In Candidatus Hydrogenedens sp., the DNA window GATTGCAAATACATTTATCTTATGGGCAGAAATGAACAAAATCAGGTATTTTTTTACCTTGATACCCAAGAAGGTACAGAACAAGAAATACCACCTGCAAAACCTGGAGAGATATACGAGGAAGCGTCTGATGAACTTATCAACTGTTTTGATACAGGTGAACCCTTCGTTGAAGGACCTTTACCTGATGAATGGGGTATCTGGATAAGTGGAATTGCACCTATTCACGATAAGGCTTCTAATAAAATAGTAGCTGTTCTTGGAATGGACATTGACGCAAAAAATTGGAAAATCCTTGTTTGGAAACACACGTATCCTACCGTTACTTTCACTTCACTCATCATCATTTTTATCCTTCTATCTGGAATAGGTTTTAGCCAGAGAAATTCAAAAAAGGATTCTTCCACCCGTCATGCTGAAGCAATCTTAGCCTTCCTTGTATCATTAACCATCGTCCTATCTATAACATGGACCGTCTATACAAATAACAAAAAACACAACTGGGAAAACTTTTTTATTACGACAAAAATAAAAATAACTAAACTAAAAGAGGATATACGAGATATACAAAAATTAAAACTGCTTACTATTGCCACTTTCTTCCAAAGTAGTGAAGAGATAACACAAGAAGAGTTCTTAAACTTCACAAAACCGTTATTAAAAGATACAAACTTTTCCTTGCTTTGGATACCTATTGTAAAACACGAACAAAGAAAAGATTTCGAAACATTAATAAAACAAAAAAGTCAAGATGATTTTTTTATTTGGGAGTTTGACACAAATGGGTCAAAAATCCCTGTGAAAGAAAAAGATGAATATCTACCCGTCTTGTATATTTCAAGTCCACAAAATATATCCCACTTAAAGGGAATGGATATAAGTTCTTACCCCTTACTTGTAAACACAGCGAGACATTCCTTAAAAACACTACGAGCATCCATGACATCACCGATAATACCAAGCTTTTTGAATGCTAATAATGAATATACAATTCTATTTCAACCTGTTTTAAAAGGGAATGAACCACAAGGCTACGTATCTATAATCATAGATATCCGCACCTTTATCTACTCTTCATTATATTATGAAGAGCTAACCTTAAAAAATGTCTGGCATAAGTTCTCATTTCTGCAAATATTTAGTCCAGACAAAATCTCCGAAATCTTTTCTTCATTTACAATAAATGATTTATCAGACGCTTTAAGGCTATCCAATGCCAATTACCTTTTCTTTCCTCTTTTGGCATTCCAAAATTTATATGGCATATTAATCACCCCTGCTAATTTGTTAGGCTACTACTCTATTTATAGCATTATCACAACTTTTAGTATAGGACTATTCCTATCTATTTTATTAACAATTACTATTTCTCTTCTTGTAAATTATAATCAATCTCTTAAAAATCTTGTAAATCAAAGGACATCAGAACTTTATCACAGCAGGGGACTTATTAAAGCAACCTTGCACTCCATCGGTGACGCTGTCATTAGTGTAGATATTACTGGAAATATTGTTGAAATAAATCGTCCTGCTCAACTTCTTTTAGGTCAAACCGACACCGAAGTTATTGGCAAGCCTATTAAAGATGTTGTTCATCTTAAAGATTACACCACAAAACAGGTAATAGAAAATCCAGTTGAAAAAACACTAAAAACAGGTAAAGAAGTAGATATCGGGAATAATACATTATTAATCTCCAGAAATGGTAAGGAATATAACATCGCCGATAGCTGTACTCCCATTCATGATTCAGAAGGTAACATGGTTGGAGCTGTACTTATTTTTCGTGATGTAACAGAAGAATACCATCAGAAACAAAAACTTATAGAAAGCGAACTATTCCAGCGAACACTTATGGAAAGTGTTCAGGCAGGTGTTATCTTGATTGATGCAGAAACCCATATTATTGAGTATATCAATCCAGCAGGGGCACAAATGTTTGGAGCGGAAAGAGAATGTATTGTTGGACATGTTTGCCATAAATTTCTATGTCCCACCGACGTTGGAAAATGCCCAATGAACAAGCCTGGGACTGAAATAATCAATGAAGAGAAAATAATACTAACAGCAAAAGGGGAGCAATTACCCGTTTTGAAATCTGCGAAAATTATAAGTGTTGGTGGGAAAAATAAAATCTTAGATTGTTTTATCGACATTTCAAAAGAAAAGAAGAATGAACAGGCATTAAAAGAAGCAAATCAAAAGCTTCAAGACGCAGTTAAAATAGCCCATGACCTTGCCATGAAAGCAGAGATGGCAAGTATTGCAAAAAGTGAATTTTTATCTAATATGAGTCATGAAATTCGCACACCGATGAATGCTATCATCGGTATGACCAGCCTCCTCTTAGATACAGACCTCAACCCCGAACAACGTTATTATGCAGAAACTATACAATCCAGTAGCGATTCTCTCCTTGCATTGATTAATGATATTTTAGACTTCTCAAAAATCGAAGCCCAAAAATTAGATTTAGAACATATTAACTTTGACCTCATAAGTCTTTTAGAAGATTTCTCTCGACTCATGGCAATAAAAGCGAGTGAAAAGGATTTAGAACTTATTCTCTCTATCGATGAAAACGTGCCCTCTTCCCTTATTGGCGACCCAGGTCGTCTACGACAGATTCTAACAAATCTTGTCGGCAATGCAATAAAATTTACTCACCAAGGGGAAGTAACAATTAAAGTGCAATGTTTAGAAACTACAGAAGAAGAGGCTTTCCTAAAATTTATTGTGAGAGATACAGGCATTGGAATTCCAAAGGATAAAATTAATCTTCTATTTGAAAAGTTTACTCAGATTGATTCCTCCACATCGCGGAAATATGGAGGGACAGGTCTGGGTCTTGCTATATCAAAACAACTTGTTGAACTTATGCGTGGTAGTATCGGCGTTGAAAGTGAATATGGCAAAGGTTCTACCTTCTGGTTCACGGTAAGACTTAAAAAACAAAAAGAGGAGAACAAACCTAAATATATCTTCCCAGAAGATTTACAAAATGTTCGTATTCTTATTGTTGATGATAACGCAAGTAATCGAGAAATCCTTCATATCCGTCTTAAATCATGGGGTGCTCGACCAGATGAAGCACCTAATGCCTTTATTGCCCTTCAAAAACTTAAAACAGCCCAAAAAGAAAATGACCCGTTCATTATCTGCATCACAGATATGCAAATGCCAGAAATTGATGGCGAGGCATTAGGAAGGATTATTCTCAGCGATGAAAAACTAAAAGATACAATACTTATCCTACTCACTTCCATCGGTGCACGCGGTGATGCAAAAAAATTTGAAGACATTGGATTTTCCGCATACCTGACCAAACCTGTTCGCCATTTAGAATTATTTGAAGTCTTAACTACATTATTGAGTTTACGAAAATCATGGCAACAAGGTGAGAAAAAACCATTCTATAATCCATTTATCTTAACACGACATAGCATTCGCGAACTTCAAAAACAGCGAAAACAATTCAATGCCAATGTGCTATTGGTTGAGGATAATGTGGTAAATCAAAAAGTTGCGGTCGGAATGTTAAATAAATTAGGAATAACACCTGATACCGCTAATAATGGCAAAGAAGCCTTGGAAATGTTGAGCAAAAAAGATTATGACATCGTTTTTATGGATATCCAGATGCCAGAGATGGATGGTTTTCAAACAACTCAAATTATTAGAGACCCTCTTTCACCAGTCTTAAATCATAATGTTCCCATTATTGCTATGACCGCTCACGCATTTGAGGAAGATAGAACAAAATGTCTGCAAGTAGGTATGGATAATTATATAGCCAAACCTATCTCTATGGAATCAATAATTGATATTTTGGAAAAATATCTACCCGATAAAACACAGAAAGATACTGAGCAAAATATTATCGTTACCGCACCTAAAGAAGATGCAAAGGAAAAAGCCTCACCCGTCTCAACCTCCTTCTTCCAAAAGGAGACCCTTTTCGATTATAAATCCTTCATGAAACGGGTTATGGATGATAAAAACTTGGCAAATACGGTTATACTCAGTTTTTTGGAAGACATACCTAAACAAATAGATACCCTAAAAACATCCATCTCAGAAAATAGAATTAATGATGCGGAACGGCAAGCTCATTCGATTAAGGGTGCTTCTGCAAATATCGGGGCTGAAAGACTTCGTGAAATTGCATCTCAGATTGAAAAATTATGTAAAGAAGGAAAAGAAAATGATGCTAAAAAATACATACCACAATTGGAATCACAATTTGAAGAACTGAGAACATACTTAAAGGAACTATTCAATGAGTGAGAATCATGCAGAAATAAACATTTTGGTAGCCGAAGATGATACTGTATCCCGATTAATCCTTACTTCCGTTTTAAAAAAATGGGGGTATAATCCTATTGATGTAACAAATGGCA includes these proteins:
- a CDS encoding response regulator yields the protein MQNYLRWLSRWYVLSFLTITIICGAFWTYRVYHSSDQWLRKLVLAQTTNIAESIDTDVIKNFTGSEQDFDNLQYNSILKRLYILKSLIPDCKYIYLMGRNEQNQVFFYLDTQEGTEQEIPPAKPGEIYEEASDELINCFDTGEPFVEGPLPDEWGIWISGIAPIHDKASNKIVAVLGMDIDAKNWKILVWKHTYPTVTFTSLIIIFILLSGIGFSQRNSKKDSSTRHAEAILAFLVSLTIVLSITWTVYTNNKKHNWENFFITTKIKITKLKEDIRDIQKLKLLTIATFFQSSEEITQEEFLNFTKPLLKDTNFSLLWIPIVKHEQRKDFETLIKQKSQDDFFIWEFDTNGSKIPVKEKDEYLPVLYISSPQNISHLKGMDISSYPLLVNTARHSLKTLRASMTSPIIPSFLNANNEYTILFQPVLKGNEPQGYVSIIIDIRTFIYSSLYYEELTLKNVWHKFSFLQIFSPDKISEIFSSFTINDLSDALRLSNANYLFFPLLAFQNLYGILITPANLLGYYSIYSIITTFSIGLFLSILLTITISLLVNYNQSLKNLVNQRTSELYHSRGLIKATLHSIGDAVISVDITGNIVEINRPAQLLLGQTDTEVIGKPIKDVVHLKDYTTKQVIENPVEKTLKTGKEVDIGNNTLLISRNGKEYNIADSCTPIHDSEGNMVGAVLIFRDVTEEYHQKQKLIESELFQRTLMESVQAGVILIDAETHIIEYINPAGAQMFGAERECIVGHVCHKFLCPTDVGKCPMNKPGTEIINEEKIILTAKGEQLPVLKSAKIISVGGKNKILDCFIDISKEKKNEQALKEANQKLQDAVKIAHDLAMKAEMASIAKSEFLSNMSHEIRTPMNAIIGMTSLLLDTDLNPEQRYYAETIQSSSDSLLALINDILDFSKIEAQKLDLEHINFDLISLLEDFSRLMAIKASEKDLELILSIDENVPSSLIGDPGRLRQILTNLVGNAIKFTHQGEVTIKVQCLETTEEEAFLKFIVRDTGIGIPKDKINLLFEKFTQIDSSTSRKYGGTGLGLAISKQLVELMRGSIGVESEYGKGSTFWFTVRLKKQKEENKPKYIFPEDLQNVRILIVDDNASNREILHIRLKSWGARPDEAPNAFIALQKLKTAQKENDPFIICITDMQMPEIDGEALGRIILSDEKLKDTILILLTSIGARGDAKKFEDIGFSAYLTKPVRHLELFEVLTTLLSLRKSWQQGEKKPFYNPFILTRHSIRELQKQRKQFNANVLLVEDNVVNQKVAVGMLNKLGITPDTANNGKEALEMLSKKDYDIVFMDIQMPEMDGFQTTQIIRDPLSPVLNHNVPIIAMTAHAFEEDRTKCLQVGMDNYIAKPISMESIIDILEKYLPDKTQKDTEQNIIVTAPKEDAKEKASPVSTSFFQKETLFDYKSFMKRVMDDKNLANTVILSFLEDIPKQIDTLKTSISENRINDAERQAHSIKGASANIGAERLREIASQIEKLCKEGKENDAKKYIPQLESQFEELRTYLKELFNE